The genomic region ATAGGTAGAAGATTTTTTATAGATCACGGTATGGGCGTTGTGATTGGTGAGACGTCTATTGTAGGCGATGACGTTACCATTTATCAATACGTAACTCTGGGCGGTACAGGCAAGGACAAGGGCAAAAGGCACCCCACCATCGGAAATAATGTAGTAATTGGAGCTGGAGCTATAGTGTTAGGCCCTATTACTATTGGGGATAATGTAAGGATAGGCGCTGGGGCTGTGGTAATAAAGACGGTACCAGAAAATTCCACAGTGGTAGGGAATCCTGGGAGAATAGTGGTAAGAAATGGCGTTAAGGCGAAGTTTTCACAATTAGATCACAATGTATTGCCAGACCCATTAAAAGATTATTTAATTAAGCAAGATCAAAAAATAATTGAGTTAGAAAATGAAATTGCAAAACTAAATAAAATTTTAAATATGGAGGTAAAATCCTAAATTGTTAACCAATCAGATATACCTTTACAACACGTTGACAAATAAAAAAGAGAAATTTATCCCTATTGAAGAAAATAAAATTAAGATGTATGTATGTGGGGTAACAGTTTACGATTATTGCCATTTGGGTCACGGCAGATCTTATGTAGTTTGGGACGTATGGAAGAGATTCTTTATAAGTCAGGGTTTTGATGTTTTTCATATCCAAAACTTTACTGATATCGATGATAAGATTATAAGAAGAGCTAATGAAGAAAAAGTTAATTGGAAAGACCTAACAGAGAAATTTATAGATGCTTACTTTGAGGATTTAGACAAGCTAAATGTCTTAAGGGCATCTCTTTATCCAAAAGCTACTGATTATATTGATGAAATAATTAGTATTATTCAGGGCCTGATGGAAAAAGGTTATGCTTACAGGGCTGGCGATGATATAGTCTTTTCTATAAAAAGATTTGAAGGCTATGGGAAGCTGTCGGGTAAGTCGATTGGAGATCTGATCGAAAACTATAGGGTAGAGTCATCATCTCTTAAAGAAAATCCACTGGATTTTGTTTTGTGGAAGTCATCAAAACCAGATGAGCCTTCTTGGGATAGCCCCTTTGGCAAGGGGAGACCTGGCTGGCATATTGAATGCTCTGCAATGTCATTGAAACATTTTGGATCACCATTTGATATCCACGCTGGTGGGCAGGATTTGATATTCCCTCATCATGAAAACGAGATAGCCCAATCTGAAGGTTATACCGGTAATAAATTTGTAAATTATTGGCTACATAATGGTTTTGTTATGATATCAGGCGAAAAAATGTCAAAATCACTGGGCAACTTTAAAACCCTGAGAGATATCTATGAGCAATACGATCCGATGGTCTTAAGACTATTTATATTAAGCAGTCACTATAGAAGCCCGGTTATGTTTAACGTGGAAAACCTTACATCTGCAAGAGAAGCCTGGGACAAAATTAAAAACACTTTGGATGTCTGTTCTTCTTTTGGCTTGATAAGTGGCAATAAAAATAACGTGCCATCTAATTTTGTAAACGCTTTGTGCGATGATTTAAATACTCCGTTAGCGCTTTCTTTTATTTTTGAAAAAATTAGATTTGTTAATTCTATAATTAACGACTATGAAAAAAATCCTTTAAAAGAATATGAGATTAATATATCTTCTAACATAGATGAGATTTTATCTATGGTTGATATCCTTGGATTAAAATATACTCCAGACGTATTGTTTTATTCAAGGGAAAAGTTGACTGCCGATTTTGCATCTTATAATTTCAATGATGTAAATCTTGAGCTGTTTGAAGATCTAAACAATGAAAAAATATTTCAACTGATAAGCTATAGAGAGTTTTTCAAAAAGAAAAAATCATATGATCTGTCAGATAAAATAAGAGATTTTTTTAATAATAAGGGATACGCTTTAGAAGATTTACCGAGAGGTGTGAGGATCAAGAAGAGATGAAAAAGGAATTTATATTTGGGATACATCCTGTAGTAAGTGCCATCAAAGAGGGCATAGAGTTTAGTGAATTATTGATTGCAAAAAACAAGAAAATACCCTTTATTGAAGAGTTTTTACAGAAAAACGATGATAAAAGGGCTTTTGTGGTCTATAAAGCATTTGCTGAAATAGAGAAACTTTTCCCAAATTCTCAGGGCATAGTCATGTTTACAAGGGAGTTTTCTTATTCAGATGAAGAAGATGTCGTTCTTAATGCGATAAGACACAAAAAAGTTCTTCTTGCATTTTCGGGAATTATGGATGTTCGCAATATCGGAGCTGTGGCAAGAACTGCACAGGCATCCGGTTTGGTAGGGGGCATAATTTTGCCGAAACACAGGTCGCTCGATATAACTCCTGCTGCTATTAAAGCCTCTACTGGTTCACTTTTAAATATACCCGTTGTAAGAGTGAGCAATTTGCGATATTTCTCAAAAGGCTTGCAAAAAAGAGGATTTGCTGTGGTGGGAGTTGAAAAAAGGGGCACAACCAGGTACGATCAGTTTAAGTATGAACTTCCTGTATGCTGTGTTTTCGGTTCCGAGTCAAAGGCGCTTTCGGATGTCTTCTTAAAAGACTTGGATCAAAGTGTTTACATTCCTATGTCTAATGATTTTAATTCTTTAAATTTATCAGTAGCTTCTGGAATTTTGTTATACGAAATATTAAAACAAAGGAATTTTGAGTTATAATATTGATTTTGGTAATTTATTTTTAAGGAGGAATTTTTTTTAATGTTATCAACGCCTACAAAGTTTTTTATTTCTTTTGGAAGCTGTAACGCTGAACACCCTCTTAATGCTTTTGACGGAGCATTGCTAAGTGCAGGAGTAGGGAACACCAATCTCTTAAGGGTTAGCAGTATTTTGCCGCCTGCTGCAGTAGAAGTTAAAAATTTAGTTTTGCCATACGGTGCCCTAGTTCCTATTGCTTATGCAAGCAAGGTAAGCGCGAATAGTGGCGAGAGAATTGCTGCTGCTGCTGGGATAGGAATACCAGACGATCCAACTCTGCCCGGTTTGATTATGGAATATAGTTGTACTGGGAGCAAAGAAGAGGCCGAGAAGACTGTACTGGAGATGGTGGAAGAGGGTTTTGCAATGAGAGGATTTAAGTTGGCAGAAAAAAGGGCAGTAGCTACAGATATAGTTGTTGATAAAGCTGCCTGCGCTTTCTCGTGTGTAGTGTTATGGTATTAGAAGAAAATATCACACCTATATTCCAATTTAAAGAAGAGCACTTGCCTGGATCAGGCATTTATTTTGACGTTACAGACATACTGTTTAGTTCACATTCAAAATATCAAAAGATTGAAGTATTTCAGACGGATAGTTACGGCAAAATTCTTCTTATGGACGGAAAGGTAATGCTTACAGAAAGAGATGAATTTGTCTATCATGAAATGCTAACTCATGTTCCCTTAAACTTATCCGATAAAATTAAGGACGTTCTGATTATTGGCGGAGGCGATGGGGGATCTGCAAGAGAATGTCAAAAACACAAAAATATCAAACATATTAAACAGGTTGAAATTGATGAAATGGTTGTTGATGTAAGTAAAAAATTTTTCCCATCTCTGTCATCAGGCTTTAGCGACTCAAGATTTGATCTTTGTATTTGCGATGGTATCAACTTTGTCAAACAAACTTCTGAGAAATTTGACCTAGTCTTGGTGGATTCTACTGACCCAATAGGGCCAGCGGTTGGTCTTTTTGAGGCGGAATTCTTTGAAAACATTAAAAAAATCCTTAATCCAGATGGTATCTTAGTTTTTCAACTTGAATCGCCATGGTGCCATCTAAGTTTTATTAGTGATATAACTAATAAACTTAAAAAAATATTTCCGATTTTCAAAAACTATATAGCATTTATCCCTACCTATCCTGCTGGATTGTGGAGTTTTGGATTCGCATCTCTTTCAGTAGATCCATTGAAAGATCATTTATTGAATGACCCAATCAAAGATCTAAAATATTACACTCCAGAAGTTCACAGGGCATCTTTCGTGCTCCCTAAATTTTTTGGAGACTCTTTAAAAAATATTTAAATTTTTTGAAATATGATTTTGTGCTGTAAGAGATTTATCTCTAACAATTTTGCGTGTATTTCTTTTTGATCTCCAAATATACTAATTAAAAACCAAACATTTTCATCTTCTGGTTTTAAAAGGGCTACGTCCTTAAGAATAAGAGTTTCTTCGCTTTCTTGGTTTTTATAAAAAGCACTGGCTTCACACATATTGGTCCGTCCTTTCGATGTAATTTTTTAAACGCATCACAGCGTCTTCAACTTGATGGGGGAGGGGTTCTTGTTGGGTGAGGGCAATGTCTATATTTGACTGATTGATGGGCAAAAGAATTTTTATCGCCTTAGATTTTGCTACAGATTCTGACATCCTTGTAGTGAATTCTCCCATCATAGCATCGGATACCAGAATACTGATGGAACCTAATATAAAATCAACTTCGGATACATTTTTTACTATTGCATTTTCACCTGATGCGCCCTTGTTCGCCTTGACTCTTAACATATTTACAGTAGCAAATGCGTTTGTTCCTAAGGCTATTATCTCTATATTCTCAATACTTTCTGACAAAACCTCTCTAATTTTCAATACTATTTGTTGACCTATTCCTCCGCCTTGCCCATCAATAATAGCAATTTTTATAGTATTTTTCTCCATCCAGCCTCCTTTTACTACAAATATTATATCAGATTTTGTTTTATAATGTAGGAAAATAGTATAAAAACTTAAGGAGGATTAATGATTTTTTGTGTTGGAACAATAGTTTTTGATACTATATTAGTTGTAAAAAAATTAGCTTTAGAAAATGATGCTGTTGTAGCTGATGAATACAAAAGAACTTTTGGAGGGGCTGCTGCAAACTGTGCCGTGACAATTAAAAAATTATCTGTGGATTCTGGTCTTGTTTCAGCAGTTGGAGACAGCGATTTTCACCATGGGTATGAGGATTATCTTAAAGGGCTCCTGATTGATACAAAATCCGTTTTTAAGATTCCAAATGGATATTCTCCAAGAAGCATTCTGATTACTAGGGTTCCAGATGGAGCTCAACAGATTTATTTTTATGAAGACAAGATAAATTATGAGAAAACTTTGGTATCAAACATTCCTTACATCATAAACAATCTAAATAATTGCAAAATATTGCACTTTACTACGGGCTATTATGATTTTTATAAACAACTATTAATTGAGTTGAAAAGCCATAGAAAAGATATAAAAATAAGCTTCGATCCAGGGCAGCAGACGCTGACACAGCCCGATAAAGTGATTGAAATTTTGCCTTATGTGGATTTTTTGTTTATGAATGAATTTGAAAACAAGAAATTATGTGAAACCTTAAAGATAGAAAATATTATGAATTACAAGAGGTTTGAACTCTCTTGTGTTAGCTACGGCGAGAACGGGTGCAAGATTTTCTATAATGGTTTTAATTATACTATCCCAGCTATCCCACCAAAAATTTTTGTAGATTCTACTGGAGCAGGGGATAGCCACAGAGGCGCTTTTCTGTCGGCCTATTCGCTTGGCTTTGAATTTCTTGATTGCGCATATATAGCAGCCTCTGTGTCATCGTTTGTTTTGGAAAAAGATGGAGCGCAAACTAATTTGCCAGATCTCGATATGGCTATTGAAAGGGCAAAAAAGTTTACCAACTCTAAGTTTAAAGTTTTACGTCAACCATAGCTGACACGCCCACCCCTAAAACTCTATGAAACTGTAATGGGTTAAGAGAATCAGATGGTATAAGAGCCTTAATTCTAAACCTATTATCGCTAAAATTGAGTTCTAATTGCATGACTGCTTGTACTGATTGGACGCTTTCGGCAGGGCCTGATACCTGTACAGCGCCTACATAGGTTCCGTTTCCTATTGAAATAACAGGCACGACCTTTGTCATCTCTTGAGTGGAAATATTTTTGTTCATTAAGGCGGTATTTATAAAGTCATTTATCTGTCTGCCGAAAATTTTTACAGCTATTGCAATCCCTCCGCCTTCTAAAAGTCCTCCTAGATTAAAAGCATAGAGCTTTACAGGTGCTACAAACAACAAACTACATATAAGCATTGCGACAGTAACCTTTTTTAAGACAAAATTTTTCATCTTATCCCTCCTTTGGTGTTATTATATTCTAACTTAGATTACAGATAAATTAAATCTTTGACAAATATCTAAAAGTCTTATAGTATTTTCTAAATCAGTTTTATATGGAGGTAATGTAAATGATTATTGTAATGAAACCGTCAGCAAGCGAAGAAGAGATTAACAGAGTAGTCGAGAAGTTAAACAGCTTAGGATTTGGGGTTCATCTTTCAAAGGGAGAGGTTCATACTATAATCGGAGCAATTGGAAACAAAAAATTATTAGTTGAGCCAATTGAAGTATTGCCTGGTGTCTCTCAAGTCATACCTGTAAGAAAGCCTTACAAAAGAGCTAGCAGAGAGTTTCATCCCCTGGATACAGTGATAGATATGGGGACTTTTAAAATTGGTGGTGAGCATCTGGTCATAATGGCTGGACCTTGTGCTGTCGAAAGTAGGGAGCTCTCTTTTGAGGTGGCAAAGGGAATAAAGAGTTTTGGCGCAAATGTTTTAAGAGGCGGTGCTTTTAAGCCAAGATCTAGTCCTTATTCTTTTCAGGGATTAGGCGAAGAGGGTTTAAAATATCTGAGAGATGCCGCTGATGAATACGAATTGAAAATAGTTACTGAGGTAATGGATACGCGTGATGTAGAATTGGTTGCCTCTTATGCTGATATACTCCAGGTTGGAACGAGAAATATGCAAAATTTCCCATTATTAAAAGAAGTAGGCGGATGTTCGAAGCCAGTATTATTGAAGAGGGGGCTGTCTTCATCTATTGAAGAGTGGCTATTGGCTGCTGAGTATATTTTGGCTGAGGGAAATGAAGAGGTAATATTGTGTGAAAGAGGCATTAGGACCTTTGAGAAATATACAAGAAATACTCTTGATCTGAGCGCAGTGCCTTTGATAAAGCAGCTTAGCCATCTTCCAATAATTGTTGACCCGAGTCATGCCACAGGAAAAAGATCTCTCGTAGCTCCAATGTCAAGAGCTGCAATCGCTTCTGGTGCAGATGGCCTAATGATAGAAGTTCACCCAAGACCAGAAGAAGCTCTGTCAGACGGACCTCAATCTCTAAATTTAGTTGAGTTTGAAATCCTTATGAATGAAATACGACCTATAGCAAAAGTCTTAAATAGAACATTGTAAAATATGGATTTTAAAAATATTTGTGTCATCGGCCTTGGCCTTATTGGAGGATCTCTTGCTAAGGCCTTTGCTGCCAATGGGTATAGCATATTTGGATATGATTCTAAATTAGACACTGTTAAGCTTGCCAAATCTGAAAAGATTTTTTATCACTTAAACAACGAGTTAGACTCTAATATTTCTTCCTGTGATCTTGTATTTGTGTGTGTAAATATTGAAAATACTCTGGATGTATTTACTAAACTGGTGCCATATCTTAAAAATGGATGTGTAGTTTCTGACGTAGCAAGTGTAAAATCACACTTTTTTAACAAGGTAGTTAATCAGGTTCCTGATGGCGTGAATTTTGTTAGCACCCATCCAATGGCAGGCACGCAATATTGCGGATACGAAAACTCTTTCAAGGAAATTTTCATAGATAGACCCCTTTTGATTATAAAAAGTGATGAAAAAAAGGCTTTAATTGATAATCTTGCTAATTTTTTAAAAATCAATCTTAAGGTTAATATTCAATTGGTTGGCATTGATGAGCATGATAGCTTGGTATCTCTTACGAGTCACTTACCGATGTTTGTGGCTGTGTCGCTGTCGAACACTGTAAAAAAATATGACCAAACTTTTCCATATCTTAATTTAGTTGCAGGTCCTGGTTTCAAAGACACATCCAGGCTTGCCTTACAAGATCCGAATTTTACACATTCAATTTTTCGATTTAATAAGAAAGAATTATTAAAAGCTGTAGATTCTTATATCGACACCTTGAGCTCCCTTAGAGAATCTCTTAGAGGAGATGATGAATCTTTTAAAAAGGAAATTATTAATGCAAAAGAATTTAGAGGGAGGTTCTAAATTTGAAAATTTCTGGAATAGTGAAAAAATTTTCTTCAGAAATTTCTGTTCCTTCGGATAAATCTATTACCCACAGATTGTTTATCTTTGCTTTAGCAAGTAAGGGAAGGTCTTCTATTAAAAACCCATTGCTTGGCGACGATACCTTGTCTACCCTTTCAATTGTAGAGAAGCTTGGAGCAAAAGTTGAGAGATTTGATAATTTTGTTTCTATTGTTGGCAAGGGGCTAAGGGAAATTGATGAGCCGTTAGATGTATTGAATTCTGGGAATTCTGGTACCACAATGAGGCTCCTAACTGGATTTTTGGCTGCCGAGAGAAAAGGACTGTACGTCTTAACCGGCGATAATTCTTTGAGAAGCAGGCCTATGGGCAGGGTAGTAAGACCGTTATCTAATATGGGAGCCAATATATTTTCAAGAGAGAATTTTTTTGCTCCTTTGGCGATAGTAGGGAATAAAAATGGTCTTAATGGCATTAATTACGATATGCCTATTTCAAGCGCCCAGTTGAAGTCTTGCCTTATTTTGGCTGGTTTAAAGGCTAACTCAAATAGTATTATCAGTGAACCGTTCCCATCAAGGGATCACACTGAGCTTTTTCTGTCTTATCTTGGGACAAACATAAAGAAAGTCGAAAATTCTGTTTACGTATCTCCATCAGAAGATCTTGACTCGTTTGACTTAACTGTTCCGGGAGATCCTTCTTCTGCAGCATTCTTTGTGGCTCTTGCAGCACTGATTCCTGGATCTAAGTTGGTAGTTAGAGATGTGTGTCTTAATCCTTTAAGAATTGGTTACATAGAGGTATTTAAAAGGATGGGGGCTAAAATAAGTCTTGAGTATGATTCGCATAGTCCAGAGCTTGTGGGCACTATCTTGGTGGAAGGTACAGAAAAATTGAAGGCTACAAATATTTTTGCAGAAGAGGTTCCTAAGATTATAGATGAGATACCCATTATTTCTGTCGCTATGGCTTTGGCTCAGGGAAAGAGTGAGATTTCAGGGGCGCTCGATCTAAGGAAGAAGGAGTGCGATAGGATAAAGGCAATTTACTTTAATTTGAAAAATATGGGAGTTAGCGTCTTAGAAAAAGAAGATGGCCTAATTATCGAAGGAATAAACGATATCAAGCCATCTCATATTAAAACCTTTGACGATCACAGAATCGCTATGTCTTTTACAATAGCAGCGCTATTAGCAGACGGAGAAAGCTCATTTGATAACGCGGCTTGTTGTTCTATTTCTTTTCCAGGCTTTTATGATAAGCTGAACTATTTGGTCAAAAGCTAATATATTTTTTTACTCTTTAATCCTTAAATTATTGAATTTTTCGGTAAGAAAAGATTTAGCATCTTCTTCGTCTTTTACCTCGCCCCTTATCATGGCTCCTTTTAGCATTTTTATGGCTATTCCCACTGAGGGACCAGGCTCTAAGTTTAGCAAATTCATAATTTCTTTACCGTTTAATGGGAGCTTTTTAGGCGGCTCATAGAAAAGTGATGTTTTGATTATTTTCTTATACAGCCTATATCTTTCTAATACATAAGAAAGTGTTATCTTCTGACCTCTGCTTGAAAGTCTGTCAGCTAAGCTCAATAGAACAATGTTTACTGTGTATGGGTATGTTCTACCTAAAAATTTTAAAATGTGGGCCTCAGGGTTTTCTGCAGGTATAAAAATTGGTTGCATATGATTTTTTACCATGTGCTTAAGTTCTTTTATTTCTAATTTGGAGAGCCTGATTCTCCTAGCGATTTTCTCAACAATAAGTGAGCCTTCTAAGTCATGGTTTAGGAAGCTGGCTTTATTTGAATCTAATTTCATCGTTATTGGCTTTCCTACATCGTGAAATAGGGTAGCTAATTTTAACAACTGGATGTTCTTTCTTCCACCGCCTATTATGTGATTTAAATAATAGGTTAGCTTGTCGGATATATCTTGCCAAATAGGAGAATTCAATAACAATACTCTTTCCAGACATCTAAGCGCTTCAAAAGAATGTTCTATACCGTTTAGGTGATGGTATCTTTGCGGTTCTGCGCTTACCTTTTCAAGTAGAGTTAATTCTGGGAAAACTACTTTTAATATGCCTGATTTCCATAGATTGTCTAAAACGTCTACAGAATTCTTTAACGTTAATATTTTAAATATTTCGTCTCTAACTCGCTCTGAAGGAACTTGTGATATCAGTGGTGCTTGTTCCATTATTAAAATGTGAGTTCTTTCTTCCAACTGAAAATTCATTTCAGCAACAAACCTATATGCTCTAATGAGTCTGACAGGATCTTTTATGAAGGCAAGATCGCTTGTTAGTCTAATTTTTTTATTAATTAGGTCTCTAATTCCCTCTGCGGAATCAAATAGGGCTCCATCGCTCATCCTTATAGCCATAGAGTTTATGGTGAAATCTCTTTCTAAGAGATCTTCTTGCAGATTGCTACCCTTTGGCTCAGAAATATCAATCTGTAAGCCTTCTTTAATAATGCGGATGGTTTTTGAGGAATAGTTGGCACCTTTAAGGAAAAAGAATTTACCACCTAAATTATTTGATAAGAGTTTGGCTATATCGGATACTGAACCTTCTGATACTAAGAAATCATAGTCGCTTATTTGCTTACCTATCAGTAGGTCCCTGACCGCTCCTCCCACTAAAAAAACATCCTCAAACGCATTATCGTCCAACAGGACGTGTATTTCATTTAACAAACTATTTTTTTCGATTAATTCCTTTAAAGAAGTTATCTTTTCTCCCCCTCTTTTATATAATTTACTTAGTTAAAAATTATATAACAGAAAATTAAAAAAATCAAATATTTTAGGTTTTGTCAATTTTTTTCCAATTTTCAAGTTTGAATTTTACGAAGTCCAATATATTTTTCTGTTCCTCTTTTGACAAAACCTTTAGCGCATAGAACATCATGCTAAATTCTGGCTCATCGGAAAGCTTTTTGGTCAGATCTTCGGTTATGTAACCCGCTCTTAAATATAGCTGCAATTCATCAAGTCCAAGGACTGAAGCTATATTTTTTAAGACCTTTGGTGATGGGGGCGGCATCTTTCCTGACTCAAGCTTATTCACATAGCCAGGATCTATACCAGATAGTAAAGCAAGCTTTCTTTGATTGATACCTTTTTGCAGTCTTGCCTCTTTTAAAAACCTTCCAAATTTGTTTGTCAAATTTGTTCACCCCTTTATTTTAATAAAAAGCACTCAAACCGGCCTCCAGATTGTACACTTCTTTAAAACCCTTATCTTTTAACATAACCGATGCCTGATAGGATCTTGAACCTGTTCCACAGAATACTATGATCTTTTTATCTTTATTATATTTTAAATCAAAACCATACAATTTTTCAATAGGTATACTAATAGCATTTTTAAATGGTGAGGGAACCTTTTTAAATTCATCCTCTGATCTTACATCTAATAATACCACATTTTCTAAATTACGGTCTTTTTCTAATATCTGTTTTACCTCTTCAAATGAAATAGCAGTATACATCTTATTCTTTTTGTTCTCATAAGTTTGAAAACCTTGAACCAATATATCTACTGAGTTGGAAAATGGAGGCGAATAAGACAAATCTAAGACTAAAAGTTTTTCAAAATTTATTTTATTTTGAATAATTGTAGCAGCTACGTCAATAGTTTTGTCAACGCTTGCTTCATTTCCTATACACTGAGCCCCAATTAAGCTATCATCTTTTTTATCGAAAATTAACTTTATGTTCATTTTTTTGCTTTCTGGCATATAGTGAGGTTTGTCGTAACCTGAGTATAAAACTGTTTCGAAGTCTATATTAGAATCTCTTGCTTCCCTCTCGCTTAACCCTGTTCTGCCAATATTTATTCCTAAAATCTTAACTATAGCTGTGCCGATCGCCCCATCAAAAGCTTGAGAATTGTTTTTCATTATATTATTTGCGATTATCCTGCCAAGTCTATTTGCATAGGTTGCCATTGGCGCATAAAAATTCTTGTTTGTAAGCTGATTTTTGATTTCTATACAGTCTCCGACGGCATATATATCAGGGTCTGAGGTCTGCAAAAATTTATTGGTAATTATAGATCCTTTTGGAGACATCTCTATGTTGGCTTTTTTCGCTATTTCTGTATCTGGTCTTACGCCAGAGCAGATGAGGAATATATCTGCCTCTACCTCTCTTTGATCGGAGACGGCCTTAATAGTTTTGTTGTTTTCTGAAACAAATTTTGTTATTTTTTCACCCGTGTATATTTCCATGCCGTTGTTAAACATTTGCTTTTTTAAATATAGTCCAACCTCTTTATCTACTAAGGCTGCAAGGGGCCAATCAAAAATCTCAAAAATGGAAACGTCGATATCTGAATTGAACAAGGAAGATGCTATTTCACAGCCAATTAGACCTGCGCCCATAATGCATGCGCTTTTAACATCGTTTTTGGCTAAGTAGGATTTAATTTCTTCTGCGTCTGTTGGGTCCTTCAGTGTGAATACGTTTTCACTATTTATTGATAGGCCTTCGATAGGAGGAACAATTGCTTTTGAGCCAGTAGCTATTATAAGCTTGTCATATTGAAATTTCGATTCTGTATTGTTATTTTTGTCTGTAACAAAAACGGTCTTTGAATCTGTGTCAATTCCTGTAACTGAGTGCTCTAACAAGACATCTATGTTTGCGTAGTTTTTGAAATATTTTTTGTCTCTAATTGAGTCAAATGATGTTTTTCTTAAATCATCAAAATTCTTGACCAATCCTTCTATATAAAATGGCATGCCGCATGCTCCGAATGAAGGATAGGAGCCTTTATCTAT from Thermodesulfobium sp. 4217-1 harbors:
- a CDS encoding helix-turn-helix transcriptional regulator codes for the protein MTNKFGRFLKEARLQKGINQRKLALLSGIDPGYVNKLESGKMPPPSPKVLKNIASVLGLDELQLYLRAGYITEDLTKKLSDEPEFSMMFYALKVLSKEEQKNILDFVKFKLENWKKIDKT
- a CDS encoding FAD-dependent oxidoreductase, whose product is MDKFNVIIIGAGPGGLKTAMRLRRLDFGQKILVIDKGSYPSFGACGMPFYIEGLVKNFDDLRKTSFDSIRDKKYFKNYANIDVLLEHSVTGIDTDSKTVFVTDKNNNTESKFQYDKLIIATGSKAIVPPIEGLSINSENVFTLKDPTDAEEIKSYLAKNDVKSACIMGAGLIGCEIASSLFNSDIDVSIFEIFDWPLAALVDKEVGLYLKKQMFNNGMEIYTGEKITKFVSENNKTIKAVSDQREVEADIFLICSGVRPDTEIAKKANIEMSPKGSIITNKFLQTSDPDIYAVGDCIEIKNQLTNKNFYAPMATYANRLGRIIANNIMKNNSQAFDGAIGTAIVKILGINIGRTGLSEREARDSNIDFETVLYSGYDKPHYMPESKKMNIKLIFDKKDDSLIGAQCIGNEASVDKTIDVAATIIQNKINFEKLLVLDLSYSPPFSNSVDILVQGFQTYENKKNKMYTAISFEEVKQILEKDRNLENVVLLDVRSEDEFKKVPSPFKNAISIPIEKLYGFDLKYNKDKKIIVFCGTGSRSYQASVMLKDKGFKEVYNLEAGLSAFY
- the aroA gene encoding 3-phosphoshikimate 1-carboxyvinyltransferase — encoded protein: MKISGIVKKFSSEISVPSDKSITHRLFIFALASKGRSSIKNPLLGDDTLSTLSIVEKLGAKVERFDNFVSIVGKGLREIDEPLDVLNSGNSGTTMRLLTGFLAAERKGLYVLTGDNSLRSRPMGRVVRPLSNMGANIFSRENFFAPLAIVGNKNGLNGINYDMPISSAQLKSCLILAGLKANSNSIISEPFPSRDHTELFLSYLGTNIKKVENSVYVSPSEDLDSFDLTVPGDPSSAAFFVALAALIPGSKLVVRDVCLNPLRIGYIEVFKRMGAKISLEYDSHSPELVGTILVEGTEKLKATNIFAEEVPKIIDEIPIISVAMALAQGKSEISGALDLRKKECDRIKAIYFNLKNMGVSVLEKEDGLIIEGINDIKPSHIKTFDDHRIAMSFTIAALLADGESSFDNAACCSISFPGFYDKLNYLVKS
- a CDS encoding HD domain-containing protein produces the protein MGGAVRDLLIGKQISDYDFLVSEGSVSDIAKLLSNNLGGKFFFLKGANYSSKTIRIIKEGLQIDISEPKGSNLQEDLLERDFTINSMAIRMSDGALFDSAEGIRDLINKKIRLTSDLAFIKDPVRLIRAYRFVAEMNFQLEERTHILIMEQAPLISQVPSERVRDEIFKILTLKNSVDVLDNLWKSGILKVVFPELTLLEKVSAEPQRYHHLNGIEHSFEALRCLERVLLLNSPIWQDISDKLTYYLNHIIGGGRKNIQLLKLATLFHDVGKPITMKLDSNKASFLNHDLEGSLIVEKIARRIRLSKLEIKELKHMVKNHMQPIFIPAENPEAHILKFLGRTYPYTVNIVLLSLADRLSSRGQKITLSYVLERYRLYKKIIKTSLFYEPPKKLPLNGKEIMNLLNLEPGPSVGIAIKMLKGAMIRGEVKDEEDAKSFLTEKFNNLRIKE